A genome region from Mycobacterium florentinum includes the following:
- the crcB gene encoding fluoride efflux transporter CrcB translates to MPRPDYRELGAVFAGGAVGSMARAALNTLAQPDPATWPWPTFAVNIVGAFLVGYFTTRLLERLPLSSYRRPLLGTGLCGGLTTFSTMQVETLKMLEHGHWLLALAYTATSIVLGLLAVHLATALVRRVRVRS, encoded by the coding sequence GTGCCACGACCTGACTATCGCGAGTTGGGCGCGGTGTTCGCCGGCGGAGCGGTGGGCTCGATGGCCCGCGCGGCGCTGAACACTCTCGCCCAGCCCGACCCGGCGACGTGGCCGTGGCCGACGTTCGCGGTCAACATCGTGGGCGCCTTCCTGGTCGGCTACTTCACCACCCGCCTACTGGAACGATTGCCGCTGTCGAGCTACCGGCGGCCGCTGCTCGGCACCGGATTGTGCGGCGGCTTAACGACGTTTTCGACCATGCAAGTCGAGACGCTCAAGATGCTCGAACACGGTCACTGGCTGCTGGCGCTGGCCTACACCGCCACCAGCATCGTGCTGGGCCTGCTGGCCGTGCATCTGGCCACCGCTTTGGTACGCCGGGTGCGGGTGCGCTCATGA
- a CDS encoding DUF190 domain-containing protein, translating into MNQPCLKLTAYFGERQRVVGDDGRFLADAMFDVFGANDVATSVMLRGIASFGASHELRTDVSLSLSEDPAIAIAAVDVEPKIRSLVDEVAALTARGLLTLERARLVTRERGTGALGDFDTHNGDAAKLTVYVGRQERVTGKAAYYAVCELLYRHGFAGAIALLGVDGTAHGQRHRAHFFGRNVNVPMMIIGTGTTEQVSSAATELADVLAEPLLTVERVRLCKRDGEMFARPQQLPTTDDQGRTLWQKLMVYTAEATRHDTLPIHRALVQRLLHSGTARGATVLRGIWGFHGDHKPHGDKLFQVARRVPVTTIIVDTPESIARSFDIVDELTGRHGLVTSEMVPAVLSLDEKRRVGDISLAQLDY; encoded by the coding sequence ATGAACCAGCCCTGCCTGAAGTTGACCGCGTACTTCGGCGAACGCCAGCGGGTCGTCGGCGACGATGGGCGCTTTCTGGCCGACGCGATGTTCGACGTGTTCGGCGCCAACGATGTTGCGACCAGCGTGATGCTGCGCGGGATCGCCAGTTTCGGGGCTAGCCATGAGCTGCGCACCGACGTGTCGTTGAGCCTGTCCGAGGATCCTGCGATCGCGATCGCCGCGGTCGACGTGGAACCCAAGATCCGCTCCCTGGTCGACGAAGTGGCCGCGCTGACCGCCCGGGGATTGTTGACCCTGGAGCGGGCCCGGCTGGTCACGCGGGAACGGGGTACCGGCGCGCTCGGCGACTTCGACACGCACAACGGCGACGCCGCAAAGCTGACGGTGTATGTCGGCCGCCAGGAGCGCGTCACCGGCAAGGCGGCCTACTACGCGGTCTGCGAATTGCTCTATCGGCACGGATTCGCCGGTGCCATAGCGCTTCTCGGCGTCGATGGCACCGCACACGGACAGCGCCACCGGGCGCACTTCTTCGGCCGCAACGTCAATGTCCCAATGATGATCATCGGGACCGGGACGACCGAGCAAGTTTCTTCTGCCGCAACGGAATTGGCCGACGTATTGGCCGAGCCGCTGCTGACGGTCGAACGGGTGCGATTGTGCAAACGCGACGGCGAGATGTTCGCACGCCCACAACAGCTGCCGACGACGGACGACCAGGGACGCACCCTGTGGCAAAAATTGATGGTGTACACCGCCGAAGCCACCCGGCATGACACGCTGCCCATCCACCGCGCCCTGGTGCAGCGACTGCTGCATTCCGGCACGGCGCGCGGGGCGACGGTGCTACGCGGCATCTGGGGATTTCACGGTGACCATAAACCGCACGGCGACAAGCTATTCCAGGTCGCACGCCGGGTCCCGGTGACGACGATCATCGTCGACACACCGGAGTCGATCGCGCGCAGTTTCGACATCGTCGACGAGCTGACCGGCCGTCACGGGCTGGTCACCAGCGAAATGGTTCCGGCGGTGCTGTCGCTCGACGAGAAGCGACGCGTCGGCGACATTTCACTGGCACAGCTCGACTACTGA
- the crcB gene encoding fluoride efflux transporter CrcB yields the protein MTATILVWAGVALIGGIGSVSRFLVDRTVTRRVARPFPVGTLAVNISGATLLGFLGGLALSKEAALLTGTAFVGAYTTFSTWMLETQRLGEERRTWAGVANIVVSVVLGVAAALLGQWLAEQL from the coding sequence ATGACGGCGACGATCTTGGTCTGGGCCGGTGTCGCGCTGATCGGCGGCATCGGCTCGGTGTCACGTTTTCTCGTCGATCGCACGGTCACCCGCCGGGTGGCGCGACCGTTTCCGGTCGGCACGCTGGCGGTGAACATCAGCGGGGCCACGCTGCTCGGATTCCTCGGCGGCCTGGCGTTGAGCAAGGAAGCGGCATTGCTGACCGGCACCGCCTTTGTCGGCGCCTACACGACCTTCTCCACCTGGATGCTGGAGACTCAGCGCCTCGGCGAGGAGCGCCGAACGTGGGCGGGGGTGGCCAATATCGTGGTCAGCGTCGTACTCGGCGTCGCCGCGGCATTACTCGGACAATGGTTGGCGGAGCAGCTATGA
- a CDS encoding HNH endonuclease, which translates to MFDDERALIERIAELERIKSAAAAGQARAAAALDAARREAEAAAGVPAARRGRGVGGEIALARRDSPARGGRHLGFAKALVHEMPHTLAALECGALSEWRATVIVRESACLDVEDRRRLDAELCADPTSLHGMGEARLAAAAKAIAYRLDPHAVVERAARAEHDRTVTIRPAPDTMTYLTALLPVAQGVSVYAALRREADTRGDGRSRGQVMADTLVERVTGRDAAVPAPIAVNLVVSDETLLGGAATAGDICGYGPIPGAVARAMVSRAVTDRRSRATLRRLYAHPRSGALVAMESRARLFPRGLAAFIELRDQRCRTPYCDAPIRHRDHAQPWAAGGPTAATNGLGACERCNYTKEADGWRVTTNIDETHTHTAEFTTPTGHTYRSTAPPRAPTITISNLEARIGIALARHAA; encoded by the coding sequence ATGTTCGATGATGAACGGGCGTTGATCGAGCGCATAGCGGAGCTCGAGCGGATCAAGTCCGCGGCGGCGGCGGGTCAGGCGCGGGCCGCTGCGGCCCTGGACGCGGCACGCCGAGAGGCCGAAGCGGCCGCGGGTGTGCCGGCCGCTCGACGCGGGCGCGGGGTGGGCGGCGAGATCGCGCTGGCGCGGCGGGATTCGCCCGCTCGGGGCGGGCGGCATCTGGGCTTTGCCAAAGCCTTGGTGCACGAGATGCCGCATACGCTGGCGGCGCTGGAATGCGGCGCGCTCTCGGAGTGGCGGGCCACCGTGATCGTGCGCGAAAGCGCGTGTCTGGACGTTGAGGACCGTCGCAGGTTGGATGCCGAGTTGTGCGCCGACCCGACGAGTCTGCACGGCATGGGCGAAGCGCGACTGGCCGCCGCGGCCAAGGCGATCGCCTACCGGCTGGACCCGCATGCCGTCGTCGAACGCGCCGCCAGGGCCGAGCACGACCGCACGGTCACCATCCGCCCGGCCCCGGACACCATGACATATCTGACGGCGTTGTTGCCGGTAGCGCAGGGAGTGTCGGTGTATGCGGCGCTGCGCCGCGAGGCTGATACCCGCGGCGACGGGCGCTCGCGCGGGCAGGTGATGGCCGACACCCTGGTTGAGCGGGTCACCGGGCGCGACGCGGCGGTGCCCGCGCCCATCGCGGTCAACCTGGTCGTTTCGGACGAAACGCTGCTCGGTGGCGCCGCCACGGCGGGCGACATCTGCGGCTACGGTCCCATTCCGGGCGCGGTGGCCCGCGCCATGGTGTCCCGCGCGGTCACCGACCGGCGCTCCCGAGCGACGCTGCGCAGGCTCTATGCCCATCCCCGGTCCGGGGCGCTGGTCGCGATGGAGTCACGGGCGCGGCTTTTCCCGCGTGGTCTGGCCGCCTTCATCGAGTTGCGCGATCAACGCTGTCGCACACCGTACTGCGACGCGCCGATCCGACACCGCGACCACGCCCAACCATGGGCCGCTGGCGGACCTACCGCCGCAACCAACGGTCTCGGCGCGTGCGAGCGCTGCAACTACACCAAAGAGGCCGACGGCTGGCGGGTCACCACCAACATCGACGAAACCCACACCCACACAGCCGAATTCACCACCCCAACAGGCCACACCTACCGATCAACAGCCCCACCACGGGCACCCACAATCACAATCAGCAACCTCGAAGCCCGAATCGGCATCGCACTCGCCCGGCACGCCGCCTAG
- a CDS encoding LLM class F420-dependent oxidoreductase has product MQLGLHALGIGAGADRAVIDAVASCADGCGFATLWAGEHVVMVDRPASHYPYSDDGVIAVPAQADWLDPMVALAFAAAASSRITIATGVLLLPEHNPVVVAKQAASLDRLSGGRLTLGVGVGWSKEEFAALSVPFEHRAARTAEYVAAMRTLWRDDVASFDGKFVGFDSIRVNPKPVRDRRIPIMLGGNSDSALRRVASWGDGWYGFNLEDVAAVRDCVDKLERWCAEGGRDRAELRLAVALRNPREGDVDVLAELGVDELVLVESPPERSDAVAGWVAALADRWIRNRG; this is encoded by the coding sequence ATGCAGCTCGGATTGCATGCATTGGGGATCGGCGCCGGCGCCGACCGGGCGGTGATCGACGCCGTCGCCTCGTGCGCGGACGGATGCGGTTTTGCCACCCTGTGGGCGGGTGAGCACGTTGTCATGGTGGACCGCCCCGCCTCGCACTACCCGTATTCCGATGACGGGGTCATTGCCGTTCCGGCACAAGCGGATTGGCTTGATCCGATGGTTGCGCTGGCGTTCGCCGCGGCGGCGTCGTCGCGGATCACGATCGCGACGGGCGTTTTACTGCTGCCCGAGCACAATCCGGTGGTGGTGGCCAAGCAGGCCGCCAGCCTGGATCGATTGAGCGGCGGGCGCCTGACGCTGGGCGTGGGGGTCGGGTGGTCCAAAGAGGAGTTCGCCGCTCTCTCAGTGCCATTCGAGCATCGCGCGGCACGCACGGCCGAATACGTTGCGGCGATGCGAACATTGTGGCGCGACGACGTCGCCTCGTTCGACGGGAAGTTCGTCGGCTTTGATTCGATTCGGGTGAATCCCAAGCCGGTTCGCGATCGTCGCATCCCAATTATGTTGGGAGGCAACAGCGATTCGGCGCTGCGGCGGGTGGCAAGCTGGGGAGACGGCTGGTACGGATTCAACCTCGAGGATGTGGCGGCGGTGCGCGACTGCGTCGACAAGCTGGAACGTTGGTGCGCCGAGGGGGGTCGCGACCGTGCCGAGCTGCGGTTGGCTGTGGCGCTGCGCAATCCGCGTGAGGGCGACGTCGATGTGTTAGCCGAATTGGGCGTCGACGAACTGGTGCTGGTCGAGTCCCCGCCCGAGCGCTCGGACGCGGTCGCCGGCTGGGTTGCCGCGCTTGCCGATCGGTGGATCAGGAATCGCGGTTAG
- a CDS encoding GNAT family N-acetyltransferase, translating to MTDFEVILPRQLIDISAEVRDVAPPPIPQLPEPYGLRLADPDADAEMMSAWMNRPHLAESWEYPWPPERWRRYLRAQLDSSFSRPFVASLDGVDHGYLELYRAAKDSIATRYEYDPYDLGLHVAVADLDYLSQGHVSYLLPHLLVSIFSLEPRCRRIMFDPDHRNVLARKFCERGGCVFLGEHDMSNRRMALYVLPRTPDDVPRARQS from the coding sequence ATGACAGATTTTGAAGTGATCCTGCCCCGGCAACTGATCGACATCAGCGCCGAGGTCCGGGATGTCGCGCCGCCGCCGATACCGCAACTGCCCGAGCCGTACGGGTTGCGTCTCGCCGACCCGGACGCCGATGCCGAGATGATGTCCGCGTGGATGAATCGACCGCACTTGGCCGAATCATGGGAGTATCCCTGGCCGCCGGAGCGCTGGCGCCGCTACCTGCGTGCGCAACTCGACAGCAGTTTCTCCCGCCCCTTCGTGGCCAGCCTGGACGGGGTGGACCACGGATACCTCGAACTCTACAGGGCAGCAAAGGATTCCATCGCGACGAGATATGAGTACGACCCCTACGATTTGGGCCTGCACGTCGCGGTGGCCGATCTGGATTACCTGAGCCAGGGGCACGTCAGCTACCTGCTGCCGCACTTGTTGGTCAGCATCTTCAGCCTTGAACCGCGCTGTCGCCGAATCATGTTCGATCCCGACCACCGCAACGTCTTGGCGCGCAAGTTCTGCGAGCGAGGCGGCTGCGTATTCCTCGGCGAGCACGATATGTCAAACCGGCGGATGGCACTGTACGTTCTGCCCCGCACCCCCGACGACGTGCCCCGGGCCCGCCAGAGCTGA
- a CDS encoding DUF488 domain-containing protein — protein MARVYDDVDPDDGQRVLVDRIWPRGIRKDDPRVGIWCKDVAPSRELREWYHHRPERFDEFASRYRAELSDNAAFDELRQLTERGVVTLVSATRELDGSHAAVLAKLLRGR, from the coding sequence ATGGCTCGGGTGTACGACGATGTCGATCCCGACGACGGCCAGCGCGTTCTGGTTGATCGCATCTGGCCGCGGGGAATTCGCAAGGACGACCCGCGGGTGGGCATCTGGTGCAAGGACGTTGCGCCGTCAAGAGAACTCCGCGAGTGGTACCACCACCGGCCGGAACGTTTCGACGAATTCGCGTCGCGTTACCGGGCGGAACTGAGCGACAACGCCGCGTTCGACGAGCTGCGCCAGCTCACCGAACGCGGGGTCGTGACCCTGGTGAGTGCCACCCGTGAACTGGACGGAAGCCACGCGGCGGTCCTGGCGAAGTTGCTCAGGGGCCGCTGA
- the pgm gene encoding phosphoglucomutase (alpha-D-glucose-1,6-bisphosphate-dependent), with the protein MANPRAGQPAQPEDLVDLPHLVTAYYSIQPDPDDVAQQVVFGTSGHRGSALGGAFNEDHILAITQAIVEYRAAHGTTGPLFIARDTHGLSEPAWVSALEVLAANDVVAMIDSADRYTPTPAVSHAILSYNRGRTDTLADGIVVTPSHNPPYDGGFKYNPPNGGPADTDATNAIAKRANEILRDGGSGVKRIPLARALQTAQRHDYMDAYVDDLPNVVDLDVIRKAEVRIGADPLGGASVDYWGAIAERHNLDLTVVNPLVDATWRFMTLDHDGKIRMDCSSPNAMASLIANRDRYQIATGNDADSDRHGIVTPDAGLMNPNHYLAAAIDYLYTHRPSWPAGIAVGKTAVSSSIIDRVVAGIERKLVEVPVGFKWFVDGLIGGTIGFGGEESAGASFLRRDGSVWTTDKDGITLALLASEILAVTGSTPSQRYEELAGKYGTPYYARVDAPADRAQKARLSKLSPEEVTATELAGEPITAKLTAAPGNGAALGGLKVTTANAWFAARPSGTEDVYKIYAESFNGPEHLAEVQESAREVVNKVIG; encoded by the coding sequence ATGGCCAACCCGCGAGCCGGTCAACCGGCCCAGCCCGAAGACCTCGTCGACCTACCCCATTTAGTCACGGCGTACTACTCCATCCAACCCGACCCCGACGACGTCGCCCAGCAGGTGGTCTTCGGCACCTCGGGCCACCGCGGCTCGGCCCTGGGTGGCGCCTTCAACGAAGACCACATCTTGGCGATCACCCAGGCGATCGTCGAGTACCGGGCCGCGCACGGCACCACCGGGCCGTTGTTCATCGCACGGGACACCCATGGGCTTTCGGAGCCGGCGTGGGTGTCAGCGCTCGAGGTGCTGGCCGCCAACGACGTGGTCGCCATGATCGACTCGGCCGACCGCTACACGCCGACTCCGGCGGTCAGCCACGCCATCCTCAGCTACAACCGCGGCCGTACCGACACGCTGGCCGACGGGATCGTCGTGACACCGTCGCACAACCCCCCGTACGACGGTGGCTTCAAGTACAACCCGCCCAACGGCGGCCCGGCCGACACCGACGCGACCAACGCAATCGCTAAGCGCGCCAACGAGATTCTGCGTGACGGCGGCTCGGGGGTAAAGCGGATTCCGTTGGCCCGCGCGCTGCAGACAGCGCAGCGCCACGACTACATGGACGCCTACGTCGACGACCTGCCGAACGTGGTCGACCTCGACGTGATCCGCAAGGCCGAGGTGCGGATCGGCGCCGACCCGCTGGGCGGGGCCAGCGTGGATTACTGGGGTGCCATCGCCGAACGGCACAACCTCGACCTGACCGTGGTCAATCCGCTGGTCGACGCGACGTGGCGATTCATGACGCTCGACCACGACGGCAAGATCCGGATGGACTGCAGCTCCCCGAACGCGATGGCCTCGCTGATCGCCAACCGGGACCGCTACCAGATCGCCACCGGCAACGACGCCGACTCGGACCGCCACGGCATCGTCACTCCCGACGCGGGGCTGATGAACCCGAATCATTATCTGGCCGCGGCCATCGACTACCTCTACACCCATCGGCCGTCCTGGCCGGCGGGCATCGCGGTCGGCAAGACCGCGGTCAGCTCGTCGATCATCGACCGGGTGGTCGCCGGGATCGAACGCAAACTCGTCGAGGTGCCCGTCGGATTCAAGTGGTTCGTCGACGGCCTGATCGGCGGCACCATCGGTTTCGGCGGCGAGGAGTCGGCGGGGGCGTCGTTCCTGCGGCGCGACGGCTCGGTGTGGACCACCGACAAGGACGGCATCACCCTGGCGCTGCTGGCTTCCGAGATCCTGGCCGTCACCGGATCCACGCCGTCGCAGCGGTACGAAGAGCTGGCCGGCAAGTACGGCACCCCGTACTACGCGCGGGTCGACGCGCCCGCCGACCGCGCGCAAAAGGCCCGGCTCTCCAAGCTGTCGCCCGAAGAGGTGACCGCGACGGAGTTGGCGGGGGAGCCGATCACCGCCAAGTTGACCGCCGCGCCCGGCAATGGCGCCGCACTGGGCGGACTGAAAGTGACGACGGCCAATGCGTGGTTTGCTGCGCGGCCTTCGGGCACCGAGGATGTCTACAAAATTTACGCGGAATCCTTCAACGGGCCCGAGCATTTGGCCGAGGTGCAAGAAAGTGCGCGCGAGGTAGTTAATAAAGTCATTGGGTGA
- a CDS encoding MFS transporter — translation MIALGYGVVSPALPTFARTFGVSIKAVTFLVTVFSLSRLCFAPVSGLLAQRLGERRIYIGGLLIVALSTAACAYSQAYWQLLLFRVLSGIGSTMFYVSALGLMIHISPADARGRIAGLFTTSFMIGAVGGPAVGGLAAGWGLTAPFVVYGVALLGVAVVLFYSLRNSALAAPPPPTRSTVTMREALRVRAYRSALLSNFATGWSAFGLRIALVPLFLSDVMHCNVGVIGWTLAAFAAGNAVAVVPSGYLSDRMGRRTLLIIGLTTSGVATVWLGLASSLAAFMVAAFVSGATTGIFMSPLQAAVADILGSEARAGLPVAAVQMVTDLGAIVGSMAVGWVAEQLNYGWGFTISGIVLVIAAVGWVVSPETRPVLEFLPPEAELDAA, via the coding sequence ATGATCGCGCTGGGCTACGGCGTCGTATCGCCGGCACTGCCGACCTTCGCGCGAACCTTCGGGGTCAGCATCAAAGCGGTGACTTTCCTGGTCACCGTCTTTTCGCTGAGCCGGTTGTGTTTCGCACCGGTAAGCGGGTTACTGGCACAGCGCCTGGGTGAGCGGCGCATCTATATCGGTGGTTTGCTGATCGTGGCATTGTCCACCGCCGCGTGTGCGTATTCCCAGGCATATTGGCAACTACTGCTCTTCCGTGTCCTCAGCGGCATCGGGTCGACGATGTTCTACGTCTCGGCGCTGGGACTAATGATCCACATCAGCCCGGCCGACGCGCGCGGGCGGATCGCGGGCCTGTTCACCACCTCGTTCATGATCGGCGCGGTCGGTGGGCCGGCGGTTGGCGGCCTGGCGGCGGGCTGGGGGCTGACCGCGCCGTTCGTCGTGTACGGCGTCGCGCTGCTGGGTGTGGCGGTGGTGCTGTTCTACAGCCTGCGGAATTCGGCGCTGGCCGCGCCGCCGCCCCCGACCCGATCAACCGTGACGATGCGAGAGGCGCTGCGCGTTCGTGCCTATCGGTCGGCGCTGCTGTCCAATTTCGCGACGGGCTGGTCGGCGTTCGGGCTGCGCATCGCGCTGGTCCCGCTGTTTCTCTCCGACGTGATGCACTGCAACGTCGGCGTCATCGGCTGGACGCTCGCGGCGTTCGCGGCCGGTAACGCTGTGGCCGTCGTGCCCAGCGGTTACCTGTCTGACCGGATGGGACGGCGCACGCTGTTGATCATCGGCCTGACGACGTCCGGGGTGGCGACCGTTTGGCTTGGTCTCGCGTCGTCGCTGGCGGCGTTCATGGTCGCGGCGTTCGTGAGCGGCGCGACGACCGGCATCTTCATGTCACCGCTGCAGGCCGCGGTCGCCGACATCCTGGGTAGCGAGGCCCGCGCGGGCCTTCCCGTGGCTGCGGTGCAGATGGTCACGGATCTCGGGGCGATCGTCGGGTCCATGGCGGTTGGCTGGGTCGCCGAGCAGCTGAATTACGGCTGGGGCTTCACGATCAGCGGGATTGTGCTGGTGATCGCGGCCGTCGGTTGGGTGGTGTCACCGGAAACACGGCCGGTGCTGGAATTCTTACCGCCCGAGGCCGAGCTCGATGCCGCCTGA